A section of the Mesobacillus jeotgali genome encodes:
- a CDS encoding DUF2759 domain-containing protein — protein sequence MGLAIIFALVTLLAGYATFSALKNKNVLGIVFGGGTFLVLGWFTVMTILNHGFPTAH from the coding sequence ATGGGATTGGCAATTATCTTCGCGTTAGTTACTCTGCTTGCCGGTTATGCAACTTTCTCGGCACTTAAAAACAAAAACGTCCTTGGAATCGTATTTGGCGGAGGAACGTTTCTGGTTCTTGGCTGGTTCACAGTCATGACAATCCTTAACCACGGATTCCCAACAGCACACTAA
- a CDS encoding MTH1187 family thiamine-binding protein, which produces MAIVDVTVIPIGTQTPSVSSYVADIQKILKQYEEQGIIRYQLTPMNTLIEGELPVLFEVIQAIHEAPFNAGIQRVATNIRIDDRRDVKRKMEEKVNRVNELLKQ; this is translated from the coding sequence ATGGCAATCGTAGATGTAACTGTGATTCCAATAGGAACTCAGACACCAAGTGTAAGTTCCTATGTGGCAGATATCCAAAAAATCCTTAAACAATATGAAGAGCAGGGCATTATCCGTTATCAACTTACCCCGATGAATACCCTGATCGAGGGTGAACTCCCTGTGTTATTTGAGGTGATCCAGGCGATTCATGAAGCCCCATTCAATGCAGGTATCCAGCGAGTAGCCACTAATATTCGAATTGATGACAGACGTGATGTAAAAAGAAAGATGGAAGAAAAGGTAAACAGAGTTAACGAGCTGCTGAAGCAGTAG